A single genomic interval of Helianthus annuus cultivar XRQ/B chromosome 6, HanXRQr2.0-SUNRISE, whole genome shotgun sequence harbors:
- the LOC110923856 gene encoding uncharacterized protein LOC110923856 — MDDLVIMSHEEETMLNNIQRTFDSLRSVNLKLNPTKCSFGMEEGKFLGFIVTRDGFKVNPEKVQAIQLMPSPATIKEMQRLAGRLAALNRFLANHAAKSYPFISTLRNCGKKTPFQWTPEAEAAFKQMKECLIQLPTLTAPKEKEPLILYLSAAEVAVGAVLMVERENIQTPIYYISKMLTGPETRYSMIEKLVLALVHASRRLRKLAKWAIELGGYNIFYRPRPAIKGQVLADFATEVPVDKIQECEAIQNPTPVFDDRVWTLHTDGASNDDGAGAGLRLISPNNHELTYAIRLDFQSTNNEAEYEAFLAGLRLALKMGARNLEASVDSKLVAEQVNGRYDAKGEAMALYLEQARMLISQFQTFKVNHINRSENKHADALSKLAATSFKHLAKEVRIEVLSNPSIHLKQVSVIEMGDPSWMSPIILYLQHGKLPEGKAEARKIQHKAINYEMADGVLYRKSFMGPLLRCVDKTDAQYLAREIHEGLCGIHAGPCMVVAKIMSAGYYWPGMHMDAVDLLRRCEACQRHAPKTLRPKNPFGLPLRIISDNGTNFAAEDLQKWFKEMKIEHNFASVAHPQANGQVESVNKQIVDGIKARLGTARRGWVDELPSILWAHRTMPKTSTGETPFSLVYGSEVVIPAKIGLPSPRMLAMEKQSNEQERRMDLDLLEERCENAAITEARYKSKLEKYYNARVRVCTFVPGDFVLRDNEASNAEKPGKLAPRWEGPYVINEVLGKGAYTLKKIDGTLVPRTWNAQQLRKCYI, encoded by the exons atggatgacctcgtcatcatgagtCATGAAGAAGAGACAATGCTCAACAATATCCAGCGCACGTTCGATTCCTTACGTAGCGTGAACTTAAAACTTAACCCGACAAAATGCTCCTTCGGCATGGAAGAAGGAAAATTTTTGGGTTTCATAGTTACAAGAGACGGCTTTAAGGTCAATCCAGAAAAAGTGCAGGCCATCCAGTTAATGCCATCACCTGCAACAATCAAAGAAATGCAAAGGCTCGCCGGACGAttagcagctctgaacagattCTTGGCTAATCATGCGGCAAAATCTTATCCATTTATTAGTACGCTGCGAAACTGTGGAAAGAAAACTCCTTTTCAATGGACGCCTGAAGCAGAAGCAGCATTCAAACAAATGAAAGAATGTTTAATTCAATTGCCAACACTGACCGCGCCCAAAGAAAAAGAACCATTAATCTTATATCTGTCGGCCGCGGAAGTAGCAGTAGGCGCAGTATTAATGGTAGAACGGGAAAATATCCAGACTCCAATctactatatcagcaaaatgctcactGGCCCCGAAACTCGTTACTCAATGATAGAAAAATTGGTTCTAGCACTAGTACACGCATCCAGACGCTTGCGCAA ATTAGCTAAATGGGCCATTGAGCTGGGAGGCTACAACATTTTTTACAGACCAAGACCAGCAATCAAAGGGCAAGTTCTAGCAGACTTCGCCACTGAAGTTCCCGTCGATAAAATACAAGAATGTGAGGCAATCCAGAACCCAACACCTGTTTTCGACGATAGAGTCTGGACCTTACACACAGATGGTGCTTCCAACGATGATGGAGCAGGAGCAGGCCTCCGATTAATCAGTCCGAATAATCACGAACTTACATATGCAATACGCTTAGATTTCCAAAGTACCAACAATGAAGCAGAATACGAAGCATTTTTAGCAGGTCTCCGTCTAGCACTCAAAATGGGGGCAAGAAACCTTGAAGCCAGCGTTGACTCAAAGCTAGTAGCTGAACAAGTTAATGGTCGTTATGATGCGAAAGGGGAAGCTATGGCGTTGTACCTCGAACAAGCGCGGATGTTAATCAGCCAATTTCAAACATTTAAAGTTaatcacataaacagaagcgagaacaagcACGCTGACGCACTAAGCAAGTTAGCTGCTACCAGCTTTAAGCACTTAGCAAAGGAGGTACGCATAGAGGTATTATCCAACCCTTCTATTCATCTCAAGCAAGTAAGCGTCATAGAAATGGGAGATCCATCCTGGATGTCTCCAATCATCTTGTACCTTCAACACGGAAAACTTCCGGAAGGAAAGGCAGAAGCTCGAAAAATACAACACAAAGCAATAAATTACGAGATGGCGGATGGCGTCCTTTATCGAAAGTCATTCATGGGCCCATTACTACGCTGTGTTGATAAAACAGACGCCCAATACCTAGCCAGAGAAATCCACGAGGGATTATGCGGGATACACGCGGGACCGTgcatggtcgtggcaaaaataatgagcgccggatactactggccaggaATGCACATGGACGCAGTTGATCTATTAAGAAGATGCGAGGCATGTCAACGCCACGCACCAAAGACACTCCGACCCAAAAATCC ATTCGGGTTACCATTGCGCATTATTTCCGACAATGGTACAAACTTCGCCGCAGAAGATcttcaaaaatggttcaaagaaatgaaGATCGAGCACAATTTTGCCTCCGTTGCGCATCCTCAAGCGAACGGTCAGGTAGAAAGCGTAAACAAACAAATCGTTGACGGCATAAAAGCGCGACTTGGGACAGCGCGCAGAGGGTGGGTTGACGAACTTCCCAGCATCCTCTGGGCGCATCGAACAATGCCAAAAACTAGCACCGGAGAAACTCCGTTCAGTCTAGTCTATGGGTCTGAGGTGGTCATTCCAGCTAAGATAGGTTTACCATCACCGCGCATGTTAGCCATGGAAAAACAGAGCAATGAACAAGAGCGAAGAATGGATTTGGATCTTCTGGAAGAGAGGTGCGAGAACGCTGCCATAACGGAAGCAAGGTACAAATCCAAGCTCGAAAAATATTACAATGCGCGCGTGCGTGTTTGCACCTTTGTCCCGGGCGATTTTGTCTTACGCGACAACGAGGCTTCAAACGCCGAAAAGCCCGGCAAATTAGCGCCAAGGTGGGAAGGACCGTACGTCATTAACGAGGTCTTAGGCAAGGGGGCATATACCCTAAAAAAGATCGATGGGACCCTAGTCCCCCGTACCTGGAACGCACAACAGTTGCGCAAGTGTTACATATGA